One Capsicum annuum cultivar UCD-10X-F1 chromosome 2, UCD10Xv1.1, whole genome shotgun sequence genomic window carries:
- the LOC107860541 gene encoding transcription factor PRE1: MSSRRSRQSSTGSSRISDDQIIELVSKLQQLLPEIRNRRSSKASASKVLQETCNYIRNLNRQVDDLSDRLSQLLSTIDADSPEAAIIRSLLM; encoded by the exons ATGTCAAGCAGAAGGTCGAGGCAGTCATCAACAGGGTCTTCGAGGATTTCAGATGATCAAATTATTGAACTCGTCTCAAAATTGCAACAACTTCTTCCAGAGATTCGCAATCGTCGCTCTAGCAAG GCATCGGCATCAAAGGTACTTCAAGAAACTTGTAACTACATAAGAAATTTGAATAGACAAGTGGATGATCTTAGTGATCGACTTTCTCAGTTACTCTCCACTATTGATGCTGATAGTCCAGAAGCTGCAATCATCCGTAGTTTATTAATGTAG
- the LOC107860542 gene encoding uncharacterized protein At3g28850, producing the protein MGCATSKPKVCHKCRAPCSPVRRSYSMQDDVSYHMVALTSSTLGSLKLDPLNHSQSIKDDGSSSFEHVDFDEVRSCKEEFAMGLIEAKTWSEMINEKIPKVVPKTPIRTPPGEPETINTWELMEGLEDCSPLKPVHHVRSFSFHVSPNPDSSQYDLPTPRVKDDIEGSPKPLWEEVAEDETNSSSNDTSIVSEFDPEVISTFRKALEDLPPENPFHLKPLTDESHQPAADNEDTLEITDAKKVTEYKVSKDKIVVYFTSLRGVRKTYEDCCHVRVILKGLGVKIDERDVSMHSGFKEELKELLGNEYSGGGLPRIFLGKKYIGGADEIRRMNEDGKLEKFVENCEKVEDGVVLGSCNCEACGDIRFVPCETCSGSCKIYYEADYEEEQEEIEDDEYGFQRCPDCNENGLIRCPICCD; encoded by the coding sequence ATGGGTTGTGCAACTTCAAAGCCAAAGGTGTGCCACAAATGCAGGGCACCCTGTTCACCGGTGCGCCGGAGCTACTCAATGCAAGACGATGTTAGCTACCATATGGTGGCTCTCACTTCTTCCACTTTAGGATCTTTAAAGCTTGATCCACTCAACCATAGTCAATCTATCAAAGACGATGGATCATCTTCGTTTGAGCACGTTGATTTCGATGAAGTGAGGAGTTGTAAAGAAGAGTTTGCTATGGGATTGATTGAAGCAAAAACATGGTCAGAAATGATCAACGAGAAAATCCCCAAAGTTGTCCCGAAAACTCCCATTAGAACTCCACCTGGTGAGCCAGAAACTATCAATACTTGGGAATTAATGGAAGGTCTTGAAGATTGTAGTCCCCTTAAACCAGTTCATCATGTTCGTAGCTTTTCATTCCATGTATCTCCAAATCCAGATTCTTCGCAATATGATCTGCCTACGCCAAGAGTTAAAGATGATATCGAAGGTTCCCCGAAGCCATTGTGGGAGGAAGTAGCTGAAGATGAAACAAACTCAAGTTCAAACGACACATCTATCGTGTCCGAGTTTGATCCTGAAGTGATTTCCACATTCAGAAAAGCATTAGAAGATCTCCCACCGGAAAATCCATTTCACCTTAAACCGTTAACTGACGAAAGCCATCAGCCGGCTGCTGATAACGAAGACACATTGGAGATAACGGATGCGAAGAAAGTCACAGAGTACAAGGTCAGTAAAGATAAGATTGTTGTTTATTTCACAAGTTTAAGAGGTGTGAGGAAAACCTACGAGGATTGTTGTCATGTTCGAGTGATTCTAAAGGGCTTAGGTGTTAAGATCGATGAAAGAGATGTATCGATGCATTCGGGGTTCAAAGAGGAGCTGAAAGAATTACTGGGAAATGAATATAGTGGAGGGGGATTGCCTAGGATATTTTTAGGCAAAAAATACATTGGTGGAGCTGATGAAATACGACGAATGAACGAGGATGGAAAGCTCGAGAAGTTTGTCGAAAACTGTGAGAAAGTGGAGGATGGTGTTGTACTTGGAAGTTGTAATTGTGAGGCCTGTGGAGATATTAGATTCGTACCATGTGAGACATGTTCAGGGAGCTGTAAAATTTATTATGAAGCAGATtatgaagaagaacaagaagaaattgAAGACGATGAATATGGGTTCCAACGATGTCCAGATTGTAATGAAAACGGGCTTATTCGATGTCCAATTTGTTGTGATTAA